The proteins below are encoded in one region of Anaerosporomusa subterranea:
- a CDS encoding metallophosphoesterase, translated as MRTQGWYLFQVATVVFLLSINYLADRLLRRLYSRYTGKPRILFWLLALLSVLVYALARTAVFREVGAGSILKYFMYGMVIWDIAIAGLLFSWPLCWIASRFVRREEQDPGRRAFIGQALGLGAAVSLSGAIGGVIAAESSVVVRRRTLSFTNLPPSLSGLRVVQISDSHLGLFFGLNRWEEILQLAQNEQPDLLLLTGDIVDDLELLTPALDKLAVMRPSIPCGIFACLGNHEYFRNVSIVRRAFASAGVPLLSNENRRLVKGNGEFYLLAADYPLTRNPGEREALCQEYAKLAASGVPKQDFAIFMAHHPDFINEGFRRNIPLTVAGHTHGAQFGWGERSLFEGAFSYTRGLYQQGSSYGFVSSGVGHWLPFRLNCPPEIVSFTLMRTTVE; from the coding sequence ATGAGGACTCAAGGGTGGTATCTTTTTCAAGTGGCAACTGTCGTTTTTCTGCTTTCAATCAATTATCTTGCAGACCGTCTGCTGCGTCGTCTATACTCTCGTTATACTGGGAAACCCCGGATACTTTTTTGGCTTCTGGCACTTCTGTCGGTTCTGGTTTACGCATTAGCGCGGACGGCTGTCTTTCGCGAGGTTGGAGCAGGATCGATTCTCAAATATTTTATGTATGGAATGGTCATTTGGGATATTGCCATCGCAGGTCTTCTATTCTCGTGGCCGTTATGTTGGATTGCGTCGCGGTTCGTGCGGCGGGAAGAACAGGACCCTGGCCGCCGCGCTTTTATCGGACAAGCTTTAGGGTTGGGAGCGGCGGTTTCGCTTTCCGGTGCGATCGGCGGCGTAATTGCCGCCGAGTCGAGCGTAGTTGTACGGCGAAGAACGCTGAGTTTTACCAATTTACCGCCATCACTTTCCGGTTTGCGGGTTGTGCAGATTTCAGACTCGCATCTTGGCTTGTTTTTTGGCCTTAATCGATGGGAGGAGATTCTACAGCTGGCTCAAAACGAACAGCCTGATCTGCTGTTGCTAACTGGCGATATTGTTGACGATCTGGAACTTTTAACGCCTGCATTGGATAAATTGGCTGTGATGCGGCCTTCCATACCATGTGGGATTTTTGCTTGTTTAGGCAATCACGAATATTTCCGTAACGTGTCTATTGTTCGCCGCGCCTTCGCCAGCGCCGGCGTTCCGTTGCTTTCCAATGAGAACCGTCGTCTGGTTAAGGGGAATGGGGAATTCTATTTATTGGCGGCAGACTATCCCTTGACTCGCAACCCCGGCGAGCGTGAAGCTCTATGCCAAGAGTATGCTAAACTGGCGGCGTCAGGCGTGCCGAAACAGGATTTTGCGATTTTCATGGCGCATCATCCAGACTTTATCAATGAAGGCTTTCGCCGCAACATTCCGTTGACGGTGGCAGGTCATACCCATGGTGCGCAATTCGGTTGGGGAGAACGCTCGCTGTTTGAGGGCGCTTTTTCGTACACGCGTGGATTATATCAGCAGGGGTCCTCGTATGGCTTTGTCAGTAGCGGCGTAGGTCATTGGCTGCCGTTTCGGCTGAATTGTCCACCGGAAATTGTTTCATTTACTTTAATGCGAACAACTGTTGAATGA
- a CDS encoding YadA-like family protein has protein sequence MRKKGLKQTLVLVLVVLFISSYSLPVYAANTEIGATGTFLGVVVIAPTAQADNNDGKGVAVGDQSQANGQNATAVGQAAKANSNNSTAVGQNAQANANNSVALGQGSVADAAGTVSVGTSTNTRKIVNVTAGTAATDAATVGQMTTGDANTLASAKAHADAGDAATLDEAKDYTNSTALRTFNAAKKYTDKENLRNDQGGASATGVNAAAYGTGANANGDNSTAIGQKAYATGANSTANGNSSVALGNDSTATGANSYAIGTASTATGESAFAGGNNSTATGQNSQAIYNNTTATGQDAQAVYENSTATGQHATAYGKNSTATGQDSYARGENSTATGQSANAQGANSTATGQYGQSSKAQGTNSTATGQYAQAIGDNSTANGQSSKAQGTNSTATGQHATAIGRNTTATGQDATAFGLDNTATGQNSKAIGVNTTATGKDALALGHNTTATGEGATAIGRNSTATGQDATAIGRDNTATGQNAKAIGSNNTATGEDAKALGHNSTATGEDATAIGHNTTATGQDATAIGHNTTADGQDAKAKTENSSAFGQGAVAGTKGHNSGEGERNGFGYETTNATAIGQNAHATGQDSTAAGQGSRATGDYSTAVGQNAKAKGYQSTAIGEAAKASGEYSTATGQDAWATGRNSTATGQYSTASGKNSTATGQNAYAEGNNSTATGQNAYAEGKNSTASGQESTAHTKNSSAFGQGAVAGSHNYSPTFNGDGNEEKYDNTNATAIGQNAHATGQDSTATGQNAKATGDHSTAVGQESKAKGENSTAIGDGSVAKRNDTTAVGQGAEATAKQATAVGQDAVASARNSTAIGQGAEASARKSTALGQDAAAYGVKSTAIGQGSSANAHNSVALGAGSISDRPNTVSVGSYGNERQITNVREGVADTDAVNVRQLHRSGAMAAALSGIATMKYDPLSKAEWGFGVGTYGGQQALALGINYHFDESVMANFGVAFQGSESKMGRFGLVWRMGPSTKHTAQATSTDVEKLQTEVKELKSALAELKQLITKSDPPAEAKVEVEVEVKAEPVNTPAEMQDYPLAPPAYTNSPANPQ, from the coding sequence ATGAGGAAAAAGGGACTGAAACAGACATTAGTTTTGGTGTTGGTCGTGTTGTTTATTTCGTCTTATTCGCTGCCGGTTTATGCTGCGAATACTGAAATCGGTGCTACGGGTACTTTTTTAGGTGTTGTTGTTATTGCCCCAACCGCGCAAGCTGATAATAATGATGGAAAAGGCGTCGCCGTTGGCGACCAAAGCCAAGCCAACGGCCAGAATGCCACAGCAGTTGGGCAAGCAGCAAAAGCCAATAGCAACAACAGTACTGCTGTAGGCCAGAATGCTCAAGCAAATGCGAACAATAGTGTTGCCCTTGGGCAAGGTTCTGTTGCCGACGCAGCAGGCACTGTTTCAGTCGGAACTTCCACCAATACGCGGAAAATTGTCAATGTTACCGCAGGAACTGCTGCTACTGATGCAGCTACTGTAGGGCAAATGACAACCGGCGATGCCAATACACTGGCAAGCGCCAAAGCACATGCCGATGCCGGCGATGCAGCTACACTAGACGAAGCCAAAGACTATACTAATTCTACAGCTTTGAGAACGTTTAATGCTGCTAAGAAATACACTGACAAAGAGAATCTTCGTAATGATCAGGGTGGCGCTTCTGCCACCGGAGTGAACGCAGCAGCCTATGGTACAGGAGCAAACGCTAATGGCGACAATAGCACCGCAATTGGTCAAAAAGCTTACGCCACTGGCGCAAACAGCACGGCAAACGGAAACTCGTCAGTCGCTTTAGGCAATGATAGTACAGCGACCGGCGCAAATTCGTATGCTATCGGCACTGCAAGCACCGCTACAGGCGAGAGTGCATTTGCCGGCGGCAACAACAGTACTGCCACAGGACAAAATTCTCAGGCAATTTATAACAATACAACGGCAACTGGTCAAGACGCTCAAGCTGTTTACGAAAACAGCACAGCAACAGGCCAGCATGCTACTGCATACGGTAAGAATAGCACCGCAACTGGCCAAGACTCTTATGCCAGAGGTGAGAATAGCACTGCCACTGGTCAAAGTGCCAATGCTCAAGGTGCTAATAGCACTGCTACCGGGCAATATGGTCAAAGTTCGAAGGCTCAAGGTACAAACAGCACTGCTACCGGGCAATATGCTCAGGCTATTGGCGATAACAGCACTGCCAATGGTCAAAGTTCGAAGGCTCAAGGCACAAACAGTACCGCTACCGGGCAACATGCCACTGCGATAGGTCGCAATACGACGGCCACTGGTCAAGACGCAACCGCCTTCGGTTTAGATAACACCGCTACCGGTCAAAATTCCAAAGCGATCGGCGTAAACACCACTGCAACTGGTAAAGACGCCTTAGCGCTTGGTCACAACACCACCGCTACTGGTGAAGGCGCTACCGCTATTGGCCGTAACTCCACAGCTACTGGTCAAGATGCCACCGCAATCGGTAGGGATAACACCGCAACTGGCCAAAACGCTAAGGCAATTGGCTCAAACAACACCGCAACTGGCGAAGATGCGAAAGCGCTTGGACACAACTCCACCGCTACTGGTGAAGACGCTACAGCTATTGGCCATAACACAACGGCTACTGGTCAGGATGCTACGGCAATTGGTCACAATACCACCGCAGACGGCCAAGATGCCAAAGCCAAAACCGAAAACAGTTCCGCCTTCGGCCAAGGTGCTGTAGCCGGAACTAAAGGACACAATTCAGGAGAAGGCGAACGTAACGGCTTTGGATATGAAACCACTAATGCCACGGCAATAGGCCAGAATGCCCACGCCACTGGGCAAGATAGCACGGCTGCAGGCCAGGGTTCTAGAGCCACTGGCGATTACAGCACTGCAGTAGGCCAAAACGCCAAAGCCAAAGGATATCAAAGTACCGCAATTGGCGAAGCCGCCAAAGCCAGTGGAGAATATAGCACTGCCACTGGCCAAGATGCTTGGGCAACCGGCAGGAACAGTACTGCCACTGGCCAATATTCTACAGCTTCCGGCAAAAACAGTACTGCAACCGGCCAAAATGCATATGCTGAAGGCAACAATAGTACAGCTACCGGACAAAATGCATATGCCGAAGGTAAGAACAGCACCGCCTCCGGCCAAGAATCTACAGCCCACACGAAAAACAGCTCAGCTTTCGGACAGGGCGCAGTAGCCGGTTCTCACAACTACTCCCCAACGTTTAACGGCGATGGGAATGAAGAGAAATATGATAACACTAATGCCACAGCTATAGGCCAAAACGCCCATGCAACCGGTCAAGACAGCACCGCAACCGGCCAAAATGCCAAAGCCACAGGCGACCATAGCACAGCAGTTGGCCAAGAATCTAAAGCAAAAGGCGAAAACAGTACAGCAATCGGTGATGGCTCGGTAGCAAAGCGCAATGATACTACGGCTGTAGGTCAAGGCGCAGAAGCCACAGCGAAACAGGCCACCGCAGTCGGTCAAGACGCCGTAGCAAGTGCTCGCAATAGCACCGCCATCGGCCAAGGTGCTGAAGCGTCTGCTCGGAAGAGCACAGCTCTCGGTCAAGATGCCGCGGCATATGGCGTAAAAAGTACAGCTATCGGCCAAGGCTCTTCAGCAAACGCCCACAACAGCGTCGCGCTCGGCGCCGGTTCTATCTCAGATCGCCCCAACACCGTTTCCGTCGGCTCTTATGGCAATGAACGCCAAATCACCAACGTCCGCGAAGGTGTCGCCGATACCGATGCCGTTAACGTACGCCAATTGCACCGGTCAGGCGCGATGGCTGCCGCATTGTCAGGAATTGCAACCATGAAATATGATCCCCTATCAAAAGCTGAATGGGGTTTTGGAGTCGGTACCTATGGCGGCCAACAGGCTCTGGCACTTGGTATTAACTATCACTTTGATGAGTCTGTCATGGCTAATTTTGGTGTCGCTTTCCAAGGCAGCGAGTCGAAAATGGGTCGTTTCGGGTTAGTCTGGAGAATGGGACCTTCGACCAAACATACTGCTCAAGCTACCAGCACAGACGTTGAAAAATTGCAGACCGAAGTCAAAGAATTAAAGAGCGCACTTGCAGAACTGAAACAATTGATTACCAAAAGTGATCCCCCAGCAGAAGCAAAAGTAGAAGTTGAAGTTGAAGTAAAAGCAGAACCTGTCAACACCCCAGCCGAGATGCAAGACTACCCCCTAGCACCTCCAGCTTATACTAACTCTCCCGCAAATCCACAATAA
- the cobO gene encoding cob(I)yrinic acid a,c-diamide adenosyltransferase gives MEKQGLVIVHTGNGKGKTTAALGMGLRAWGNGFRVLVLQFIKGGWKYGELQAIGRLGPDFIIRQMGEGFVKGSNDDAMAPHKAAAKEALAAARQEMTSGNWDYIVLDEINYAVHFGLISVDDVLNLLSVKPPQLHLVLTGRNAAAAVIEKADLVTEMKEVKHPFQQGVKAQQGIEY, from the coding sequence ATGGAAAAGCAGGGATTGGTCATTGTTCATACTGGTAACGGTAAGGGGAAAACAACTGCCGCGCTCGGCATGGGGTTGCGCGCATGGGGAAACGGTTTTCGCGTATTGGTTCTCCAATTCATTAAGGGTGGTTGGAAGTATGGCGAGCTCCAGGCCATTGGCCGTCTCGGACCAGATTTTATCATTCGTCAGATGGGTGAGGGGTTTGTTAAAGGCAGCAATGATGATGCGATGGCGCCGCACAAGGCGGCCGCGAAGGAAGCATTAGCAGCGGCACGTCAAGAAATGACGAGCGGAAACTGGGATTATATCGTGTTAGATGAGATCAACTATGCTGTTCATTTTGGCTTGATCAGCGTGGATGATGTGCTTAATCTGTTATCAGTGAAGCCGCCTCAATTACACCTTGTGCTAACCGGACGAAATGCCGCCGCAGCGGTGATCGAGAAGGCAGATTTGGTCACAGAAATGAAAGAGGTAAAGCATCCGTTTCAACAGGGCGTCAAGGCCCAACAAGGCATAGAATACTGA
- a CDS encoding ABC transporter permease: MADQGFVISVLAAAITAGTPILYAALGELVTERAGILNLGVEGIMLVGAVSGFIAAVAFESSWIGLAAALLAGGMVALIHAFLTITLRANQTVCGLALTLFGTGLSGYLGKAYIGMPVPQPFVAQSLPFLSGIPFIGPIMFNHDILVYLSYLLAPLLWLFLTRTRPGLHLRALGENPAAADALGINVFFLRYLYVCIGGMLCGVGGAYLSLAYAPSWLENMTAGRGWIAVALVIFALWSPLRAMVGSYLFGGIDALGFYLQVKGVTLSPFFLTMLPYIFTIVALVAVMARRGGKLAAPGALGLPYDRESR; encoded by the coding sequence GTGGCTGATCAGGGATTTGTTATTTCCGTTCTGGCGGCCGCCATCACTGCAGGCACGCCGATACTATATGCCGCACTTGGCGAATTGGTCACTGAACGGGCCGGTATTCTAAATTTGGGTGTTGAGGGGATTATGTTGGTGGGGGCGGTCTCTGGCTTCATCGCAGCTGTGGCATTTGAAAGCTCTTGGATTGGACTGGCTGCTGCCTTGCTCGCTGGCGGTATGGTTGCCCTGATACATGCCTTTTTGACCATTACCCTGCGCGCTAATCAGACAGTATGCGGCTTGGCTCTGACCCTGTTTGGGACTGGCTTGAGCGGCTATCTTGGTAAGGCTTATATCGGTATGCCTGTTCCACAGCCATTTGTTGCACAATCGCTGCCCTTTCTTAGTGGCATTCCTTTTATTGGGCCAATTATGTTTAACCATGACATACTCGTTTATCTCAGTTACTTATTAGCGCCGCTGTTATGGCTGTTCCTCACTCGAACCCGTCCGGGTCTGCATCTGCGCGCCTTGGGCGAAAATCCGGCAGCAGCCGATGCGCTGGGGATAAATGTGTTTTTTCTGCGCTATTTGTATGTATGCATTGGCGGCATGTTATGCGGCGTAGGCGGAGCCTACCTGTCACTTGCCTATGCGCCGAGCTGGTTGGAGAACATGACGGCCGGACGTGGCTGGATAGCTGTCGCGTTAGTTATTTTTGCCCTTTGGAGTCCGTTGCGGGCTATGGTTGGTTCCTATCTGTTCGGTGGCATTGATGCGCTAGGCTTTTATCTTCAGGTGAAGGGTGTTACTCTGTCGCCATTTTTCTTAACGATGCTGCCATATATATTTACTATTGTTGCTCTGGTTGCCGTGATGGCTCGCCGCGGTGGCAAATTAGCAGCTCCTGGAGCTTTGGGGTTGCCATATGATAGGGAATCGAGGTAA
- a CDS encoding DUF47 domain-containing protein, protein MSFQLKPADEKFFDLVLEMTKVIQLAADTLESALRNPDKVEAIMQTMDEYENQADDITAKILTRLNKTFITPIDREDIYALANKLDDVVDGIQGIVERLHLYNAGKASDGVKELAELVSKGAKQIDKACNCLPDIRKNRLKLEARCSRIEKVEAKGDKLYRQEVARLFRKGVDPIEVIKWKEILNQMEEVLDTCEDVADLLKGVLLKYA, encoded by the coding sequence ATGTCCTTTCAGCTGAAACCAGCCGATGAAAAATTTTTCGATCTTGTTTTGGAAATGACCAAAGTCATTCAGCTTGCAGCCGATACGTTAGAATCAGCGCTCCGCAACCCAGATAAGGTCGAAGCGATCATGCAGACCATGGACGAGTATGAAAATCAAGCTGACGATATTACAGCAAAGATACTCACTCGCCTGAACAAAACCTTTATTACCCCGATTGACAGAGAAGATATTTATGCTCTGGCCAATAAATTGGATGATGTTGTTGATGGTATTCAAGGCATTGTTGAAAGGCTGCATTTGTATAATGCCGGCAAGGCTTCTGATGGTGTTAAAGAGTTAGCCGAATTGGTTTCTAAAGGCGCCAAACAGATTGACAAAGCTTGCAACTGCCTGCCTGATATCCGAAAGAATCGTTTGAAATTAGAGGCTCGCTGCAGTCGGATTGAAAAGGTTGAGGCAAAAGGCGACAAGCTGTATCGCCAAGAAGTCGCTCGACTGTTCCGCAAGGGTGTTGATCCAATCGAAGTTATTAAATGGAAAGAAATATTGAATCAGATGGAAGAAGTGCTCGACACTTGCGAAGATGTAGCAGATCTACTAAAAGGAGTTCTGCTAAAATATGCCTGA
- a CDS encoding xanthine phosphoribosyltransferase: MQELRERILADGEVIGSQVLKVDSFLNHQIDPVFVMRMGQEIASRFAGEGVTRILTVEASGIAVAMAVGLALNAPLVFAKKSRASTQNDSVYTADVYSFTRKEAVHITVSARYLGKDDVVLIVDDFLAHGEAMNGLVNIVHQAGAKLAGAGIIIEKRFQGGGDSLRAQGVRIESLAAITSMEPGKICFAE, from the coding sequence ATGCAAGAACTTCGCGAACGAATTCTTGCCGATGGGGAAGTCATCGGCAGCCAGGTCCTAAAAGTAGACTCATTTTTGAATCATCAAATTGATCCGGTTTTTGTCATGCGAATGGGACAGGAAATTGCCTCCCGGTTTGCCGGAGAGGGAGTGACTCGCATACTGACGGTTGAGGCCTCTGGCATTGCGGTGGCGATGGCAGTCGGGTTAGCGCTTAATGCGCCGCTCGTGTTTGCTAAAAAGAGCCGCGCGTCGACTCAAAATGATTCTGTCTATACGGCAGATGTATATTCATTTACCCGCAAAGAGGCGGTTCATATCACAGTGTCGGCACGTTATCTGGGAAAAGATGACGTCGTGTTGATTGTTGATGATTTTCTCGCTCATGGTGAGGCGATGAACGGATTAGTTAATATCGTCCATCAGGCCGGTGCGAAACTAGCCGGTGCTGGCATTATCATCGAAAAGCGCTTTCAGGGCGGCGGCGACAGTTTACGGGCACAGGGGGTCCGGATCGAATCATTAGCCGCAATTACTAGTATGGAACCGGGAAAAATCTGTTTCGCGGAATGA
- a CDS encoding diguanylate cyclase domain-containing protein produces MSHFSIRNKITVVISAVLAMTLLVMAYFTLSFFEARYKDSITAQEFTLVSAMGNEIDAKMENAHKLLIANAELLPVADVGDPEKMQAFLDSRVALLSLFDSHLFVFSPEGKIIAESPFEADRRGLDISFRDYIPATVATHHPYISEPYVSTQIDRQPAIMFTTPIFDENQRLVAIFAGSLNLLKENFIGTLAATKIGQEGYVYLYNRDRTIIIHPQRDRILQKDVPLGSNHLFDKATQGFQGSGETVNSRGLEILASFKQLRTKDWILAANHPLGELYAPITEARTYFLLISLLVLAVVLFMIRATLKVLTNPLIKFTQHVQEIPQKIGSDRLSTVKTNDEIGALSDAFNQMILELDGQKQALTHSEIKYRGVFEAAQDAIFIETLEGKIIDANPSACKALQYSREELVGMSISRLLPDDEGMTLPERIQQVLAAQTNPSIAENLRKDGSKVLFELTAREYRIADRSYVVLIARDVGERKQMEEKLRYLSQRDSLTGLYDRAFFEEENLRLSDNRFAPVGMVICDIDGLKLVNDTLGHSAGDTLINKAASLIKSCFRETDIIARIGGDEFAILLPNCSPQAVENACQRINDSVFEYNLLHSALPLSISVGYAIGSEQDVSNLGELFREADDNMYREKLLNSQTARHSLFQSILREADAKDFRAGGHSDRVKDLSDNLANRLQLPKSRIATLRRLAQHHDIGKVCISDRILFKPGSLTPEERVKMQRHSDIGRRIAQSIPDLTGIADLIWKHHEWWDGSGYPLGLKQDEIPLECRILSIAEAYEAMTHDQPYRSALSEQAAKAELARCAGSQFDPTLVSEFLAMLDDTPSTNEDQVNRQAN; encoded by the coding sequence ATGTCCCATTTCAGTATACGCAATAAAATAACTGTTGTCATTTCAGCCGTTCTGGCGATGACTTTATTGGTAATGGCGTATTTTACTTTGTCCTTTTTTGAAGCTCGTTATAAAGACTCCATCACAGCGCAAGAATTTACCCTCGTTTCCGCCATGGGAAATGAAATTGACGCCAAGATGGAAAATGCCCATAAACTACTGATCGCCAATGCTGAGCTTTTGCCTGTCGCCGATGTCGGCGATCCAGAGAAAATGCAGGCGTTTCTCGACTCAAGAGTAGCTTTGCTTTCCCTCTTTGACAGTCATCTGTTCGTATTCTCACCAGAAGGCAAAATCATTGCCGAGTCGCCATTTGAAGCTGATCGACGGGGACTCGACATATCGTTCCGCGACTACATTCCGGCAACTGTCGCCACTCATCATCCATATATTTCCGAGCCATATGTATCAACCCAGATAGATCGTCAGCCAGCAATCATGTTTACGACACCAATCTTTGATGAGAATCAACGTTTAGTCGCCATTTTCGCCGGTAGTCTGAATCTGTTAAAGGAAAATTTCATTGGTACTTTAGCTGCTACTAAAATCGGCCAAGAAGGCTATGTCTATTTATACAACCGAGACAGAACGATAATTATCCATCCCCAACGCGACCGCATTCTCCAAAAAGACGTTCCTCTGGGTTCCAATCATCTGTTTGACAAAGCTACACAGGGGTTTCAGGGCTCGGGAGAAACGGTTAATTCGCGCGGCTTAGAAATCCTCGCCAGTTTCAAGCAATTGAGGACAAAAGACTGGATACTGGCCGCTAACCATCCGCTGGGAGAATTGTATGCGCCGATTACCGAAGCAAGGACGTATTTCTTACTAATCTCGCTGTTGGTCCTTGCAGTTGTCTTATTCATGATTCGCGCCACTTTAAAAGTCTTGACTAATCCACTCATCAAATTCACCCAGCATGTGCAGGAAATTCCACAAAAGATCGGCTCTGATCGTCTAAGTACAGTAAAAACAAATGACGAAATCGGCGCTTTATCTGACGCCTTCAATCAAATGATCCTAGAGCTCGACGGTCAAAAGCAGGCCTTAACTCATAGTGAGATAAAATATCGTGGTGTTTTCGAAGCTGCCCAAGACGCCATTTTCATCGAAACGCTTGAGGGTAAGATCATTGACGCCAATCCATCCGCCTGCAAGGCATTGCAGTATAGCCGTGAGGAATTAGTCGGGATGAGTATTTCTCGACTTTTACCAGATGACGAGGGAATGACGCTACCGGAACGAATCCAGCAGGTACTCGCTGCTCAAACAAATCCGTCTATTGCAGAAAATCTCCGTAAGGACGGCAGCAAGGTGCTATTTGAACTAACCGCCCGCGAATACAGAATCGCTGATCGCTCGTATGTGGTGTTAATCGCGCGTGATGTCGGTGAGCGCAAACAAATGGAAGAAAAGCTGCGTTATCTTAGTCAGCGTGATTCTCTGACCGGCTTGTATGACCGTGCCTTTTTTGAAGAAGAAAACCTACGGCTGAGCGATAATCGCTTCGCCCCGGTTGGTATGGTCATTTGCGACATTGACGGACTGAAACTAGTAAATGATACTCTCGGTCACAGCGCAGGCGACACCTTGATCAACAAGGCAGCCAGCCTCATCAAAAGCTGTTTTCGTGAAACTGACATTATTGCCCGCATCGGTGGCGATGAATTTGCGATTCTTTTGCCAAATTGTTCTCCACAAGCGGTAGAAAACGCTTGTCAGCGCATTAACGACTCAGTGTTTGAATACAATCTACTCCATTCCGCACTGCCATTGAGCATATCGGTCGGTTACGCGATTGGCAGTGAACAGGATGTCAGTAATCTAGGTGAGCTCTTCCGTGAAGCCGATGATAATATGTATCGCGAAAAGCTGCTGAACAGCCAAACGGCACGGCACTCTCTCTTTCAATCAATTCTGCGTGAAGCCGATGCCAAAGACTTCCGCGCTGGTGGACATAGCGACCGAGTAAAAGACTTGTCAGACAATCTCGCCAATCGTCTGCAACTTCCCAAGAGCCGTATCGCAACTTTGCGTCGCTTGGCTCAACATCATGACATTGGAAAAGTATGCATTTCCGACCGAATCCTATTCAAGCCTGGATCTCTGACTCCGGAAGAGCGAGTGAAAATGCAACGCCATTCTGATATTGGCCGGAGAATTGCCCAATCCATACCTGATCTAACCGGCATTGCCGACCTCATCTGGAAACATCACGAGTGGTGGGACGGAAGCGGCTATCCCCTGGGTCTAAAACAAGACGAAATCCCTCTTGAATGCCGAATACTAAGCATCGCCGAAGCCTATGAGGCAATGACCCATGACCAACCCTACCGTTCTGCCCTAAGCGAGCAAGCAGCCAAAGCAGAACTCGCCCGCTGCGCCGGCAGCCAATTTGACCCCACCCTAGTCAGCGAATTCTTGGCGATGCTAGATGATACGCCTAGTACGAATGAAGATCAGGTCAACAGACAGGCAAACTAG
- a CDS encoding inorganic phosphate transporter, with amino-acid sequence MPDLSLLYLVIFLALAFDFINGFHDTANAIATAVTTRALQPKVAVIMAAVLNFLGALLSTGVAKTIGGDIVMSPTMVNQQVISAALLGAIIWNLVTWWRGIPSSSSHALIGGVMGAVAVSKGFSGLNWTGIERIVLSLVLSPMIAMVSGFVVMLLLLWLFGRFSPYWLNKGFQRIQLLSVGLMSFSHGSNDAQKAMGIITLALLSAGQIETFDVPTWVKLACAAAMGLGTSFGGWKIIKTVGSKITKLEPIHGFAAELNGAVVVFIATFLHLPVSTTHVVAGSIMGVGSVKRMSAVRWGVARSMVFAWFITIPFSAVASAAIYLIIKQMGL; translated from the coding sequence ATGCCTGATTTAAGTCTTTTGTATCTGGTCATTTTTCTAGCGTTGGCTTTTGATTTTATTAATGGATTTCATGATACGGCGAATGCGATAGCCACTGCAGTTACTACTCGCGCACTTCAGCCAAAAGTGGCGGTTATAATGGCAGCCGTATTAAATTTTCTCGGTGCGTTGCTGAGCACAGGCGTGGCAAAGACCATTGGTGGCGATATTGTCATGTCACCGACTATGGTTAATCAGCAGGTAATTTCCGCTGCTTTACTGGGAGCAATCATCTGGAACCTAGTGACTTGGTGGCGGGGGATACCGAGCAGTTCTTCTCATGCCTTAATTGGCGGTGTAATGGGCGCTGTTGCCGTAAGCAAGGGGTTTTCAGGATTAAACTGGACAGGTATTGAGAGAATCGTATTATCTTTGGTATTATCTCCGATGATCGCTATGGTGAGTGGCTTTGTGGTTATGCTTTTGCTTTTATGGTTGTTTGGACGGTTCTCACCGTATTGGTTGAATAAAGGCTTTCAACGTATCCAATTGCTTTCGGTTGGGTTGATGTCTTTTTCACACGGTTCAAATGATGCTCAGAAAGCAATGGGAATTATAACGTTGGCTTTGCTAAGCGCCGGGCAGATTGAGACGTTTGATGTACCTACCTGGGTCAAACTTGCTTGCGCGGCTGCGATGGGGTTGGGTACCTCTTTCGGCGGCTGGAAGATTATCAAAACGGTGGGCAGCAAGATTACTAAACTCGAACCAATTCATGGTTTCGCTGCAGAACTAAATGGAGCAGTGGTTGTTTTCATCGCGACTTTTTTACATTTACCAGTCAGTACGACTCACGTTGTTGCTGGCTCGATTATGGGTGTGGGATCAGTAAAGCGTATGTCAGCTGTACGCTGGGGAGTAGCTCGCAGCATGGTTTTTGCCTGGTTCATAACCATTCCCTTCAGTGCGGTGGCCAGCGCAGCGATTTATTTGATTATCAAACAGATGGGCTTATAG